A window of Castanea sativa cultivar Marrone di Chiusa Pesio chromosome 1, ASM4071231v1 contains these coding sequences:
- the LOC142617466 gene encoding uncharacterized protein LOC142617466: MLNAMDPEESDHEELQNQHALLLALLGALKMASKDLQCNLLSLTNTDFSKSKTTFEALSKLEAEAGNLLSTDSNLFMVSQLLCNLNTLLEKLEKSQGYSLSSLLCRQITSYKISQVAFTIEAEIQAFLDRENVQILARTLKDSEADEDHKVKVLIEFRNRVCQGFNRDFQDLVLKAKVFSILETILCDSMCSNRVRDQAALVIDALARFNKNVFVGLVFMGPIVGALVSMGSCCSIQVLCSLIKFIRTPLIDEMESNGEIPRIINLLSSEELPIQAAALDCILELAYCGRKEVIEAMLGGELVEKLMELQRLEHGNEDLEKGQLSQTKNEGVCERDFVQNFPFEICVVRFAVQIEVGEGLNQVEKREVKLEILRRVRAASVSEAESATIEAEVLWGSSP, encoded by the exons ATGTTGAACG CCATGGACCCAGAAGAATCTGATCACGAGGAATTACAAAATCAACATGCTCTACTTCTAGCACTACTAGGTGCGTTAAAAATGGCTTCCAAGGATCTACAATGCAACCTTCTTTCTCTAACCAACACCGACTTTTCCAAATCCAAAACCACCTTTGAAGCTCTTTCAAAGCTCGAAGCCGAGGCTGGCAACCTTCTCTCCACTGACTCAAATCTTTTCATGGTCTCTCAGTTGCTCTGCAACCTCAATACTCTGCTCGAAAAGCTTGAAAAATCTCAGGGATATAGCCTCAGTTCTCTTCTCTGCCGACAAATCACAAGCTACAAGATTTCCCAAGTTGCATTCACGATCGAGGCTGAAATTCAAGCGTTCCTTGACAGAGAAAATGTTCAAATTCTTGCACGAACGTTGAAAGATTCCGAGGCAGACGAGGACCATAAGGTTAAGGTTTTGATCGAGTTCAGAAACCGGGTGTGCCAAGGTTTCAATAGAGATTTTCAAGACTTAGTTTTGAAAGCAAAGGTATTTTCGATTCTAGAAACTATACTGTGTGATTCAATGTGTTCGAATCGGGTTCGAGACCAAGCGGCTCTTGTTATAGATGCTTTAGCTAGATTCAATAAGAATGTTTTTGTGGGATTAGTTTTTATGGGTCCCATTGTTGGAGCCTTGGTTTCAATGGGTTCATGTTGTTCAATTCAAGTTCTTTGTTCACTGATCAAATTTATTAGAACTCCTTTAATAGATGAAATGGAATCGAATGGTGAAATCCCAAGAATTATCAATCTCTTGAGCTCAGAAGAGTTGCCTATTCAAGCTGCAGCCTTGGATTGCATTCTTGAACTTGCTTATTGTGGGAGGAAAGAAGTGATTGAAGCAATGCTTGGAGGAGAATTGGTGGAGAAGCTCATGGAGTTGCAAAGATTGGAACATGGAAATGAAGATCTTGAGAAAGGTCAATTGAGTCAGACAAAGAATGAAGGAGTTTGTGAGAGGGATTTTGTGCAGAATTTTCCATTTGAAATCTGTGTTGTGAGGTTTGCAGTGCAAATAGAAGTGGGAGAAGGGTTAAATCAAGTAGAGAAAAGAGAAGTTAAATTGGAAATATTAAGGAGAGTCAGAGCGGCCTCTGTTTCTGAAGCAGAGTCAGCCACCATTGAAGCAGAGGTATTATGGGGTTCTTCACCTTGA